TGCGTGCCGCCTCCAAGCGCGACAACCCATCATAAACAGCAGCAAGAGCAAGAAGGCGGCGGCTCTGCCTGACATCCTTACTTTGACAAGCAAGAGTTCGTAACGAAGAAGCATCATAGTCTCGGCGCAATGGGATCGCTGACATTGGGAATCTCCTTTCCCAATGTTGAATCACAATTCAAGTGATTTGGGAATCCTCATCCCGAGTCAAAAACAGGTGCCGTTGGTATAATTCTGACAGATTGAATGAAGTTCGAGCTATGGTCGAGCGCTTCACACTCCTACTAAAGCACTATGACTCGGATATTGCGCGCCTCGAAGGGATCATTGAATCAGGCAACTTAATCGCTGCCTTATCCAATGATCGTTGCCCCGTATGCGGAGCATCCTCAGAAAACCATGTCAAAGATCACATTTGTGAAGGAGATATAAATGAAGTCACGCTAGCTGCCGAAGCTGAGAAAGTGAAAGTGAAAGTGTGTCTGTTAAGAAAAGAGCTTGCAAGCACGCTAGAGCAAATATCTCAAGAGGAGAGCCACCTAAATATCAGAATTGACTATCAGAGGGCGCTACTAGATTCCTGCACTCAAAAACTGAATATGATACAACCAGATCTAATGGCATCCAGAGAGAATTACTCTGAACTAGTCGGAAAGAAAGCAGAGGTGTTACGAGCACTTGGGCTATTTGATTCATTGAGAGAGTTGGAAAATAAAATAGCTGAGAACACAGAGACGGGAATTCAGGAACAGGAAACTACTGAGAATAGAGTTCCAGAAGTCGTGCTAGATGAATTAGCGCAGCAAATTGCTGCTTTTTTAGAAGATTGGAAATTACCAAATTCCGAACGTGTACGTTTTTCGAGAGAAACAAATGATCTTGTAATTAATGGCAAGCATCGCCGAAGTAATGGTAAGGGGCATCGTTCAATAACACACGCTGCTGTTACTTTAGGCCTGTCTACTTTTCTTAAAAGCGAGAATTTGCCATATCCTGGCTTTATCGTCTTGGATTCTCCATTAATCGCCTATGAAGAACCGGATGAGGTTGATGAAGTTTCTCATACTGACCTAAATAAAAATTTCTTTAACTGCCTTATGAGATGCTCTGGAATACAGACAATAATATTTGAGAACAAAAAATCAGTGCCGAGCAATATTGGTGACTATGGGAACGTAACTCAATTTACTAAAAATGATGAAATGGGTCGCTATGGTTTCTTTCCTACTTGAGAAGCTGTTCTGTCGAAAAGTGTTTGCGCTGTATGTTTTGTAGAGGCTAGTGCCTAGTTCGGCCTATGCAATGAACGTATGCATCTGGGGTTCCTCCCCAGACCTTTGCAATTGCGAGTTCTAAAAACAAATTGAAAGACCTGTACTAACTCATTGACACCGAACAATTTTGGGAATGTCTGCATCGACCAACCGCTGGTGTTCTCGTTGTTCTCCCTTGCTGAAATTCACTGCCAGAGATAGAAAATAAAACCCTGTCACGCCAGAATAAAGGCGGTTCTCAATGGATTGCAGAACTTGGCAGGGGGTAGATAGCCAACAGGTAACAATTGCCTTCTATCCTAGGTTTATTTCCACTGTTGACACCTGCAACAAATCACACCATGGTTATTTATAGCTGGTCAATGACTGGTGAGCGCATCAAACAGAGGTGCGCGGGGATTGGCGTCCCTACTGATACAAGGCGACCCACCGCGCTGCGCCTCCCTGTGAGCGTGGTTTTTTATGGCCGGGCGAATGAGAGCACGTATGTGCGCCGCTTCCTTGTAGCGGTAACGCCAATCTTGTTTTGCCCGGTCGCCAGAAATTGGCGTTTCTGCGTTCGGGTTTGTTTCGTGTAACAAGGATTTCGCTCAATGCAGCACACAGCCGCCCTCCAAAACAGTCAGTACCTTCAATCAATCTTGGACTATGTGAGCCTCCCCCAAAGAAGTGGTCCACGTTTATGATTAGGAAAACGGAGGACTCGATATGGGAATCAAGAGACCCAAACCAGAAGAGATTGTCGTTAAACTGCGGCAAGTTGAAGTCCTGATGGGGCAAGGAATGGCGCGCTTGGATGCGATCCGCCAGATCGGCGTTACCGAGCAAACCTATTACCGTTGGAAGAAGAAGTATGGCGGAATGGGTACGGAGCAACTCAAGGAACTGAAGCGGCTGCAGAAAGAAAATGAACGTTTACGCCGTGCGGTCTCTGATCTGACATTGGACAAGCTGATCCTTACGGAGGCTGCAAAGGGAAACTTCTGAGCCCTGCTCGTCGCAGAGCCTGCATTAACCATATACGCAGTCAGGTGAAGGTTTCCGAGCGGCGTGTTTGTCGCGTTCTTGGCCAGCATCGCTCCACACAGCGTCGCGTCCCCAAAGGGCGAGCGGATGAAGATCAGCTGGTTGCAGATATGATTGAGCTGGCACGCCAATATGGCCGTTACGGTTACCGTCGCATTGCCGCTTTGCTCCGAGAGGCTGGATGGCAAGTGAACGATAAACGTGTTGAACGTCTGTGGCGACGAGAGGGGCTGAAAGTTCCCATGAAGCAACCGAAAAAGGGGCGGCTCTGGCTCAATGATGGGTCTTGCATACGTCTCCGGCCACAGTATCGCAATCACGTGTGGTCCTATGACTTTGTCCATCATCGCACTGATGATGGCAGGGCATTGAGAACGTTGAATATTCTGGATGAGTATACGCGTGAATGCCTTGCTATTCGGGTGAAGCGAAAGCTGAATGCGAGCGAAGTCATCGATGCGCTGACGGACCTGTTTATCCTGCGCGGGCCACCTGCCTATATTCGTTCAGATAACGGCCCGGAGTTCGTGGCGGAGGCGGTTCAAAAGTGGATCAAAGCCGTCGGAGCCCAAACAGCCTACATTGAGCCAGGATCGCCTTGGGAAAACGGATATTGCGAAAGTTTCAATGGGCGAATGCGTGATGAATTATTGAATGGAGAAATCTTCTACTCGCTACATGAAGCTCAAATAATCATAGAACGCTGGAGGAAACACTACAATACCAAACGACCGCATAGTGCTCTGGGCTACCGCCCACCAGTTCCGGAAGTCATTATTCCGATAGACCAAAGGCCAACCATGCACTAACTTTCAAAGCGGACCACTCAAACGGGGCTGCTCAATGGGGCGCTGGCACCATTGTTCGATCTTGGCGTAGATCTTCTTATTGAGATTGGAAACTGTACCTGGTGAGACTCGCGTCCCCCACAGGGCCTCGGTTATGTCTTCCACACGGCGCACCGAAACACCCGCCAGATACATCTCGATAAGCGCTTCCTCAACCGAGCTTTCCCGGCGCTGGTAACGCTCGATGATCGCCGTCTCAAAGGCTTGCTTACGCAGCTTTGGCATCTTCAGCTTAACCGGACCAGCCTTGGTGCGCAGGGAACGCTCATAACTACCAGCACGCGTATCCTGACGCCCTTCAGAGCGTTCATCGCGTCCAGCCCCACACAATCGGTCGGCTTCGGCATCCAGCATCGCATTCAAGGCCTCTTCAACCGTGCCGCGTACCATCTCGCCAAGATGATCCTTGATCCGGGCCTCATCAATGCGGATGACGTTGTTCAATTCCTTCTGCTTATCGGTCTCGTCCATAATCTGATCCCCTCATCCAGTGTGAGTGGAACCGAACTCAACAGCAAATGTGATGGAGTGGATGCCCCACCCGGCGGCATCGCAATGTGCCATATTTACGATTGAAGCAATCGAAGATTGGGAAGGGACATCCATGGCAGAGGTTAGCATTATAGGTTTAGATTTGGCAAAGCACAGTTTTCAAGCTCATGGTGCGGCACCAGACGGCAAGGTTTTATTTCGACGGAAATTGTCACGCGGGCAGATGTTACCGTTCTTTGCCAAACAAGAACCTTGTGTTGTGGCAATGGAAGCTTGCGCTACTGCCCATAGTTGGGGGCGAGAAATTCGCGCTCTGGGGCATGATGTTAAATTGATTCCCCCAATCTATGTGAAACCATTTGTAAAACGTCAAAAAAACGATGCAGCTGACGCGGAAGCCATTGCGGAAGCAGCGTCGCGCCCCACAATGCGTACGGTTCCGATAAAATCAAAGGATCAGCAAAGTCGCGCCGTGTTATTCCGTAGCCGCGATCTTTTTGTACGTCAACGTACTCAGTTGATCAACGCCTTGAGAGCTCATTTGGCTGAGTTTGGCTGCCTCGCACCAAGAAAGGCGGTACACGTTAAGAAACTGGCTGAGGCTTTGAATGCTCCGAACAGTGACCTGCCTCCTGTGGTGCTTCAACTCGGTCAGATCTACCTGGAGCAAATTGCACTGCTCACAAACCGGATCCAGTCCCTGGAAAAGCAGCTTCGAATAGAAGCGAACCAGGACAAGGCTGCGCAAAGATTGCAAACCATGCCCGGAATAGGGCCGATAACGGCCATGGCGGTTACAGCATTTGCCCCATCAATGAGCACGTTCCGCCGAGGGCGGGACTTTGCCGCATGGCTGGGGCTTGTGCCAAAACAATATTCAACAGGGGGAAGGCAGATCTTGGGCCGAACCTCGAAAATGGGCCAGCGCGATATCCGAAGGCTTTTGATCATCGGAGCTATGGCACTCATTGGTGCTGCCCGGCGGACGGGGAGGCCAGAAAGCTTATGGCTTGGAAGAATGCTTGAAAGAAAACCAAGTATGGTGGTGGCTATCGCGCTTGCAAACAAAATGGCTCGTAGATTGTGGGCTATGTTGGTCAAAGATGAAGACTACCGAAACCTGTCCCCGGCTAAATAGGTGCTTCAGGACAGGTCCGTCGGGATGTGAGGAGGGCTTTGAGCAGTAAGGGTAAACGATCGACTAGATCCGACTTGGCATAACCAGTCTTTCGCACCGGGCAAAAAGCCCGCAAATGTGTATTGGAGCCAAGTTGCGTATCTCCATACCGGCCCGCGGCAAATGCAGCGCCGCACAACGAGGCCTGACAGATGACCGCAACCGATCACATGCCAAAATTGCTCGAAAAACAACTTGCAAAACACGGGGCATCCACAGATGCGAAAAATATTGTACGTTATCCGCTGGCCATGTGCCTAAGCGAAAGCAATATCAGCGATATCATCGGCGCAAAACTGCTCTACCCGCATTTTCCCGAGGGCGCTAACTTGCTCATCGGTCACAAGGTCTATGACTGTAATGAGTATCATCATGCCTTAACAGGCAAGGGAATTGAAACCTGCATTCCTCTGCGTAAAAGATGCAAAAATTTGGCTGCCTATGCTGCCTACTGTAGGAGGCGTTATAAGCAAAGTAACCGCTCCTAACACAACTCCCCCTCAAACCAACAAAGCCTAGTGGTAAGATGTTCTCAATTTGCTCACACTTCGCTGTTCTTGCCTGCGGATCTTTGTGCTTTGAGGCGATAGCCTACCTGAACAATCGCATCGAGTGCGGGCAGTAGCTCCGCCCCAAGCGATGTCAGTTCATATTCTGTAGAAGGAGGCGAGGTCCGCCGGACGTGGCGCACCAATACGCCTCTGGATTCCAGTTCACTCAAACGTGTTGATAGAACTTTTGCGGAAACGGGTGGAATATCAGAGCGTAATTCACTGAACCTGCGCGAACCCGCTCGCAATGACCAGATAACATTGGGAGCCCAAGCGCCCGATATTACAGCCATGCATTCTGTTAGCATACACGGTTCAGGTGGTTTCTCACTTAAATTTCTACGCATTTTCAAGGCCATGAAAAGATACCAAGTTTCTACAAAGTAACCCATAAATTTAGGTAACTCATAGTAACCTAATTGAAAAGAGAAACTCAAGATGTAAGTTAGGCTTATTCGATAAAGGATAGGGAATATTCAAAAAATGAAACTCTTTTACAAACCCGGTGCCTGCTCGCTTGCATCACACATTGCACTGATTGAAATCAACGCAGCCTTTGAGATAGAGGCTGTAGACACAAATAGTGGGCGAACCGAGCATGGAGTTGATTACTCCCTAATCAACTCCAAAGGTTACGTTCCGGCGTTGCAGCTCAAAGATGGGGATATATTGACCGAGGGGCCTGCAATTCTACAATTTCTCGCGGACAAAAACCCTCAAGCGAATCTCATCCCGGATGTAGGGACAAAGGCTCGGGCACGGATGTTGGAACAGCTTACTTTTGTTTCCTCAGAAGTACACAAGGCATTTGGGCCACTATTTCGCGAAGGGGCTAGCGAAGAGGAAAAGGAAATTGCCAGAGCCCGTGTTGGGTATACTTTCGAGAGCATTGAAGCTCTCCTTTCTGACGGGCGAGATACCATTATTCCCGGACAGTTCACGATCGCTGATGCCTATCTCTTCGTAGTAGCAAACTGGGCGAACTTCACCGGAATTGATCTCAAAAGATGGCCACATCTTAAGGCCTTTATTACCAATGTGTCCGCACGTCCTTCCGTTCAAAGTGCAATGCGAGCGGAAGGTTTTTTACAATGACACCAGATACAATCACAAGTGTTACGAAGTTAATGGAAGATTATTTTGAAGGGCTCTATCAGGCGGACAGCAATCGACTTCGGCAAGTTTTTCACCCCAGACTGTCCTATGTTTGCGTAACAGAAGGTGACGAGCTTTATCTCGATCTGGAGACCTACTTGTCAAAAGTCGATAAACGTGAACCTCCTGCACAAAGAGGAGAGAAGCGCTCAGACTCAATTCTCGAAATTTCCTTTGGCGGAGTGCAGATGGCGCATGTGAAAGCGCAAGTTTCGATGCTGGGCCGTGACTATCTGGATTATCTTACACTTATACGACACGGAAATGGTTGGCGGATTGTATCAAAAGTATTTTCTTATACTCCTAAGGAGGCAGAATGATGCCCTATGTCAATATTAAAGTAACACGTGAAGGCGGGCCGGATGGTGCAGGACCAAGTGAAGAAGAAAAGAAACAATTAATTTTTGGTGTTACAGACCTTCTTGAGCGTGTTCTTGGGAAAGAGCCGTCAACAACCTTTGTTGTCATTGACGAGGTTGGTTTGGCCGACTGGGGAATTGGGGGACTCCCGGTCGAAGATTATAGAAAGTTGTAGGCTTAACACAGCAATATGTCACAAGCCTCCTAGAGATTAACCCCAATAAATTTCATTCTTCAGTTCATACCCCTATTGGAGCCTAGGTTGCAAAACTCCTAGGCTTCAATAGTTGACACTACCATCTGCTTTTTAAGCAGACGAAACGTAAATTGTTTGCGCTGCTCGTGTCCTTCATGCTGCTTGATCTTGACATAGCTGCGCTTTTGCTCTGAGGCAAGCAGAGCTTTTTGTAGCTGAACCCATCAGCACATAGAAGTTTGGACAGACTGAAGGGGTGGCAGACACGCCATTTTTTTACCAGCTTGTCGGACTGTCTCCTATATGGACCAAACACTTATTGAAATTGGGAAGTTCACATGAAGTTTTTATGGGCCTTGAAGTATGGAAGGCCGTCTTTGTGAAAGATGTCTCCTGATACGGAAAACCCTAGTTTTTCATAGAATGGTAAAGCAGTCTCTCGCGCATCACACCATAGTTCTCTCGCACTTGTTTGGGCTAGCTTTTCTATCGCGGTTTCAATGAGGCGTTGGCCAATTCCTTGACCTTGAAAATCTGGCAAAACAGCCAGCTTACGTAGACGAACTGAAGTACCTTCATAGAAGAAAGAGCCAACGCCTACGAGTGAGGTCATGTGGAGTGCGCCAAGGTGCAGTGCAGTCTCATCCCCGGTTACTGCGAGAGCTTCAATGGATTTTGAAGGCCATAAAACCTGCTGGCGGATGGCATAGGTTTCATGAGGTGAAATTTGCTTAATCGTAACCATGGTACTACTCAAACTTCAAAGTCGTCAGTTGGGATGATTTTCTTTTGCAAACACACACTTTGGGTGTCCAAGTAGCCAGCGTTTTCGTAAAAGCCTAGAGCATTTGTATTGTCTGCGCGAACGAGCAGTTGCACCTTCCAGATATTACGTTTTGCAAGCCACTCCTCTGCTGCGGCTAATAGCTTGTTCCCATAACCGTGCCCCTGATGGTTTGGATGGGTGCACATATAGTAGACCCATCCACGGTGACCATCTTCTCCGCACATGACGGAGCCGACCAGTTCGCCGCTAACCTTAAGAACGAGGAGGGTGGAATGGTTATCTCGCAACGCAAAGGGATATCACGATAAGGATTATTCCACTCTCGGAAGACACCCGCGTCCTTCCACAAAGCGATGATGGCTTCAGTGTCGTGAGGTTCTAATCTCTCTAGCAGTATTTCGGGATGTCTTTGCATGTGGGGTTAACGCTTTAAGGCACCGGTGGTGACATAGTGTAGAATCTCGACCACTTGTGCGGGAGTTTCAGCGGTTGCCAGTGCGGCGGCATTTATTTCCTTCAAAGGGTGGGTGAGAGAACGGTCATGTTGTACAATCAAGGACTTGCCGAGTGCTATGGCCATTCCCGCATCAAATGCGGCATTCCATTGTTTGTATTTATCGCCAAAACGGACAACAACAATATCAGCATCATTGATCAAAGTGCGTGTACGGATCGCGTTAATCTTGGATCCTTTGTGGTCGTACCAGAACTTATCTTCTTCATGACCCAAAATGACAGCCCCGCAATCATCGCTGGCATCATGATCGGTGATTGGTTTGTCAAAGTGTATGGGAAGGGAAAATTCCTTCGCCCCTTCAATAATCTGTTCTCTCCAGTCAGTGTGAATTTCACCGCTGAGGTATACACGCCACGTTTTCATTGGTTCCCCATGTCTAAGTAAGGAGGCGGCCCTTGCCACCTTCAGCCCGTATTTCTAGTTAGTGTATAAGCTTAGGGCATAGCTGGGGGCAATGCTGCTCATTTGATATGTAACATGTGATTGGACTTGGGACAGGTTGAGCTCTGCGCGCATGAGGTGGGCTTGTGCAAAAACAACATCTGCATGCAGGGCAAGCGTGGGTGACTTTTTATTGTAACACTTTTGCGGGTCTTTGGCGCTCTCGCATTTCAAGGTGAGTTCTTCTTTCGCACCTTCTCGTGCTTTTATAAGGTCAGCTTTGGCCTGTCTGATCTGCGCCCTGGCGTCATAAAGTTGTTTACCCAGCATATAGCCCTGTTGGAAGCGGAGTGCGCTGCTGGCAGGACAAACATTGCGTAAGGGTTTGCCGCCGCTGCCTTGCTCAAACCCCATTGTTGGGGTGCAGAAGCTTTGCAGGCCCTGTATGCGGCCTTGAGAATAAGCAGCCCTATCGGGTGCAATGCCATACTTTCCGCAGGCTTTTGAGTGCGTGTTGATACGGTCTGCTTCATACCCTTTCTGACCATCCATGAAACCAAGAGCTCGCCAATCACCCGCTTTACAGTCTTCTTCGGAAAGGGAAGCACATGCGCTTAATATAAAAGCGAAGGCCAGAAAGCTGATGAGGTTTGAAATTTTTTTCATGGAAATGTTCCTATTGTGTTCTTCTTTTCAGCCTGTAAACTGTCAGAGGAATCACGATTAATGGCCGCAACTATGAAATTACCCTAGGAATTTTTTCTGAACCTAGGATGAATGGGGGCAGCCAAGAAATAAACTCATGGGGGGAGCTATGCAATTAACCGGTAAGTGTTTGTGTGGAACAGTGAAATTTACATGTGACACTGACAACCAAACGGTGAGCCGTTGCCACTGCGGGCAGTGTCGCAATTCTGGTGGGGCCTTTGATTCAGTGGGTACCAAATTCGCAAAACTGGAGTTTCTAGAGGGGGAAGACCAACTTACCTGGTATGAATCCTCTGATTACGCCCGAAGGGGTTTTTGCCCCCGTTGTGGATCCACCTTGTTTTGGCATGCAGACCGCCACCCAGAGTTCGCAAAGTATATTGCCATCTCTGTTGGCAGCCTGAATGACACGTCAGGCTTGAAGCTTGCCAAGCATATTTTCTGCGCGGATAAAGGGG
This genomic window from Pseudovibrio sp. M1P-2-3 contains:
- a CDS encoding tautomerase family protein; its protein translation is MMPYVNIKVTREGGPDGAGPSEEEKKQLIFGVTDLLERVLGKEPSTTFVVIDEVGLADWGIGGLPVEDYRKL
- a CDS encoding GNAT family N-acetyltransferase, with translation MRDNHSTLLVLKVSGELVGSVMCGEDGHRGWVYYMCTHPNHQGHGYGNKLLAAAEEWLAKRNIWKVQLLVRADNTNALGFYENAGYLDTQSVCLQKKIIPTDDFEV
- the gstA gene encoding glutathione transferase GstA; translated protein: MKLFYKPGACSLASHIALIEINAAFEIEAVDTNSGRTEHGVDYSLINSKGYVPALQLKDGDILTEGPAILQFLADKNPQANLIPDVGTKARARMLEQLTFVSSEVHKAFGPLFREGASEEEKEIARARVGYTFESIEALLSDGRDTIIPGQFTIADAYLFVVANWANFTGIDLKRWPHLKAFITNVSARPSVQSAMRAEGFLQ
- a CDS encoding winged helix-turn-helix transcriptional regulator yields the protein MAVISGAWAPNVIWSLRAGSRRFSELRSDIPPVSAKVLSTRLSELESRGVLVRHVRRTSPPSTEYELTSLGAELLPALDAIVQVGYRLKAQRSAGKNSEV
- a CDS encoding nuclear transport factor 2 family protein, with protein sequence MTPDTITSVTKLMEDYFEGLYQADSNRLRQVFHPRLSYVCVTEGDELYLDLETYLSKVDKREPPAQRGEKRSDSILEISFGGVQMAHVKAQVSMLGRDYLDYLTLIRHGNGWRIVSKVFSYTPKEAE
- a CDS encoding IS110 family RNA-guided transposase — protein: MAEVSIIGLDLAKHSFQAHGAAPDGKVLFRRKLSRGQMLPFFAKQEPCVVAMEACATAHSWGREIRALGHDVKLIPPIYVKPFVKRQKNDAADAEAIAEAASRPTMRTVPIKSKDQQSRAVLFRSRDLFVRQRTQLINALRAHLAEFGCLAPRKAVHVKKLAEALNAPNSDLPPVVLQLGQIYLEQIALLTNRIQSLEKQLRIEANQDKAAQRLQTMPGIGPITAMAVTAFAPSMSTFRRGRDFAAWLGLVPKQYSTGGRQILGRTSKMGQRDIRRLLIIGAMALIGAARRTGRPESLWLGRMLERKPSMVVAIALANKMARRLWAMLVKDEDYRNLSPAK
- a CDS encoding GNAT family N-acetyltransferase; translation: MVTIKQISPHETYAIRQQVLWPSKSIEALAVTGDETALHLGALHMTSLVGVGSFFYEGTSVRLRKLAVLPDFQGQGIGQRLIETAIEKLAQTSARELWCDARETALPFYEKLGFSVSGDIFHKDGLPYFKAHKNFM
- a CDS encoding YtoQ family protein, whose product is MKTWRVYLSGEIHTDWREQIIEGAKEFSLPIHFDKPITDHDASDDCGAVILGHEEDKFWYDHKGSKINAIRTRTLINDADIVVVRFGDKYKQWNAAFDAGMAIALGKSLIVQHDRSLTHPLKEINAAALATAETPAQVVEILHYVTTGALKR
- a CDS encoding DUF2799 domain-containing protein, whose amino-acid sequence is MKKISNLISFLAFAFILSACASLSEEDCKAGDWRALGFMDGQKGYEADRINTHSKACGKYGIAPDRAAYSQGRIQGLQSFCTPTMGFEQGSGGKPLRNVCPASSALRFQQGYMLGKQLYDARAQIRQAKADLIKAREGAKEELTLKCESAKDPQKCYNKKSPTLALHADVVFAQAHLMRAELNLSQVQSHVTYQMSSIAPSYALSLYTN
- a CDS encoding GFA family protein, coding for MQLTGKCLCGTVKFTCDTDNQTVSRCHCGQCRNSGGAFDSVGTKFAKLEFLEGEDQLTWYESSDYARRGFCPRCGSTLFWHADRHPEFAKYIAISVGSLNDTSGLKLAKHIFCADKGGYYEIDGDVLQLETY
- a CDS encoding IS3 family transposase (programmed frameshift); this translates as MGIKRPKPEEIVVKLRQVEVLMGQGMARLDAIRQIGVTEQTYYRWKKKYGGMGTEQLKELKRLQKENERLRRAVSDLTLDKLILTEAAKGKLLSPARRRACINHIRSQVKVSERRVCRVLGQHRSTQRRVPKGRADEDQLVADMIELARQYGRYGYRRIAALLREAGWQVNDKRVERLWRREGLKVPMKQPKKGRLWLNDGSCIRLRPQYRNHVWSYDFVHHRTDDGRALRTLNILDEYTRECLAIRVKRKLNASEVIDALTDLFILRGPPAYIRSDNGPEFVAEAVQKWIKAVGAQTAYIEPGSPWENGYCESFNGRMRDELLNGEIFYSLHEAQIIIERWRKHYNTKRPHSALGYRPPVPEVIIPIDQRPTMH